AGATATGGGGGAGACTATCCTTTTCCCATAAGTGAGGTGGTACCGCGATGACACGTCCTCACATAGCTTTTGCTATGTGTGGGCGTGTTTTTTGTTTTAGATGAGAAGGGAGAAAAGATATGAAGAAACGATGGCGTCTCATTCTTTAGAGGATGAAAAATAGAAGAAAATGAAAAAATAGAAGAGGTATTAAAGATGAAAAATAAACGGTTAATGGGAATTATTGGTTTGATTGCAGCAGCAGTCATTGGGACAGCGATCTATTCAGCTACAGCAGGCAAAGACAACAAGGCAGCAACTAGCAATGAAAAGGCTAAAGTTGGGGTCTTGCAGTTGGTCAGCCACCCTTCGCTTGATTTGATTTACAAGGGAATTCAAGATGGTTTGGCTGAAGAAGGTTATGACAAAGACAAAGTGGACATTGATTTCCTCAATGCAGAAGGCGACCAAAACAAGGTTGCAACCATGAGTAAACAATTGGTAGACAAGGATAACCAAGTCTTGATTGGAATTGCAACCCCATCTGCTCAAGGTTTGGCTAGTGCAACCAAAGACAAACCAATTGTCATGGGTGCTGTAACCGATCCAGTCGGCGCAAACTTGGTCAAAGATTTGAAAAAACCAGGTGGCAATATCACTGGGGTATCTGACCACAATCCAACTGAGCAACAGTTGAAATTGATCAAAGAGTTGACTCCAAACGTGAAAACAATCGGGATCCTTTACTCAACCAGTGAGGATAATTCTAAAACGCAAGTAGAAGAATTTACAAAATTAGCTGAAAAAGCAGGTTACAAGGTGGTTCCTTATTCAGTCCCTTCTACAAATGAAATTGCTTCTACCGTGTCTGTAATGTCAGGCAAAGTCGATGCCATCTGGGTTCCAATCGACAATACTATCGCATCAGCCTTCTCAACTGTTGTCGAAGCTAACAAAACAGCTAAAAAACCAATCTTCCCAAGTGCGACAGCTATGGTAGAAGCTGGTGGTCTTGGTTCAGTCGTTGTCGACCAACATGATCTTGGAGTAGCAACTGGTAAAATGGCTGCGAAGATCTTGAAAGGTCAAAAACCTGCGGATACACCTGTTGAAATCTTTAGCCAAGGAAAATCTGTCATCAATAAAAAAGTCGCAGATGAATTGGGCATTACTATTCCAGAATCTGTCTTGAAAGATGCTGGACAAGTCATTAAATAAAAAGGAAACGAATCACAAGAATGGCAGGGGAATTTGGCTTTGGCAGGTCTTTAAATCGTGACCTTTAAAAATGTCTACCAGTGCTCATGACCAACTATGTTACTCATGGTAGAGGAGAAAGATATGGAAGTTAAGATAACAGATCTTCATCCGACCCAACTATATTTATCAGAAAAGAAGTTACAAGCTATCCAGATGCTGGATCAGTCGGCAGACATCATCAATGTGGATCCAATTAGTGTTCTTGCATTTGGAAATCGCTTCTTGATTACAGACGGGCATCACAGGGCTTATCAGGCTTTATTGGCAGGTCGGGATACGATTACTGCTGAGTTTGATAGAGATGGTGGCGATGAGTTGTATGCTCTCTATGCGCAAGCTTGCGAGGAAAGAAAGATAACCTCTGTTTTGGATTTGAAACATCGTATCTTACCTCAAGATGAGTATGAAGCAAAATGGTATAACTGGTGTGATGGTTTTAACCAAGCAGCCACTCTTCTATTGAAGAGGCAAGCAGATGCAACAGACAAGGCAAATAGATAATGCACTGCCTCTTGTTCCTTTTTCTATTGAATTAGTCTCATCTAACTTGTTTTTTAACTAAAAATCTGATAAACTATGTAGTAATTGAATAGAAATCTGCAAGACTAGTATCTCAAGGGAAGTGCGACAGGGAGAAGAGCCGTGACTGAAAGCTCTTTGCATGAAAGCTGAGTGAATTCACTTGCGTAAAGGATTTAGAAATTAAGGTCTGGTTTACGGATAAAAAACGGATGGTACCGCGTGTCAACGCTCCGAATGTGGGTGTTGGCGCGTGGTTTTTTCTATGTCTGTAGAGGGACCATGATGGAGGAAATATGTCAACGATTGAAGAACAATTAAAAGCGCTTCGTGAAGAAACGCTGGCAGCTTTAAAGCAGATTTCTGCTGAAAATGAAAAAGAATTGCAAGAACTACGGGTCTCTGTCCTTGGGAAAAAAGGATCTTTGACCGAGATCCTCAAAGGGATGAAAGATGTCTCTGCTGAGATGCGTCCGGTTATCGGGAAACACGTCAATGAAGCCCGCGATGTCTTGACGGCTGCCTTTGAAGAAACAACCAAACTCTTGGAAGAAAAGAAAGTCCAAGCGAAACTAGCTAGCGAAAGCATCGATGTGACCCTTCCTGGTCGTCCGGTTGCTAGTGGTTACCGTCATATCTTGACCCAAACCAGTGAAGAAATCGAAGATATCTTTATCGGTATGGGTTACCAAGTCGTCGATGGGTTTGAAGTTGAAAAAGACTACTACAACTTTGAACGCATGAACCTTCCAAAAGATCACCCAGCGCGGGATATGCAGGATACCTTCTACATCACAGAAGAAATCTTGCTTCGGACCCATACATCACCAGTACAGGCGCGTGCTATGGATGCGCATGACTTTAGCAAGGGACCTTTGAAGATGATCTCTCCAGGGCGAGTGTTCCGTCGGGATACAGATGATGCGACCCACAGCCACCAGTTCCATCAAATCGAAGGTTTGGTCGTTGGGAAGAATATTTCTATGGCAGACCTTCAAGGAACGCTTCAGTTGATCGTGCAAAAGATGTTTGGTGCAGAACGCCAAATTCGTTTGCGTCCTTCTTATTTCCCATTTACCGAGCCATCGGTTGAGGTAGACGTTTCTTGCTTCAAGTGTGGTGGAGCTGGATGCAACGTATGTAAGAAAACTGGTTGGATTGAAATCATGGGAGCCGGTATGGTTCACCCACGCGTCCTTGAGATGAGTGGTATTGACCCAACAGTTTATTCAGGATTTGCCTTTGGACTTGGTCAAGAGCGTGTGGCTATGCTTCGTTACGGAATCAATGATATCCGTGGCTTCTATCAAGGAGATGTTCGCTTCTCAGAACAGTTTAAATAATCATGTTAGTTAGAGTAAAAATCGACCAGGCACAGACCCTGCGTGACCTAGAGGTGGAAACCTATCGGGATACCTTTGGTCCCTACATCGCTGATGCCGATATGGAAGATTATTACCAGACGGTTTTATCGCTAGAGCAAATCCAAAAGGATTTGGCAGAACCTGAATCAGAGACCTATTTTGTCCTTGATCACAATCAGGAAATTTGTGGTTTTCTCAAGTTTAACTGGGGAGAGGCACAAACAGAGCCAGTAGAGATGAACAATGCTTTTGAAATCCAGCGGATCTATGTCAAAAAAGAACATCATGGCAAGGGCTATGGCAAGGAAATGTTTACCTTTGCCTTGAAAGAGGCTCAAAAACGTGGATTTGACTGGGCCTGGCTGGGTGTCTGGGAACGAAATTATAAGGCCCAAAACTTTTACAAACAATTCGGATTTGAACGTTTTAGCGAGCACCACTTTATCACAGGGGAAACCGTGGATACAGACTGGTTGCTGCGCAAGCATTTGAAGGAGAATCCGCAAACTTAATTGTGGGTCCAAATTGAGAGAAAGGAATTGAAAAGGTCTCACCTAGTGGGATCTTACGATCAGAATTATGTTAGTATCATATAAATGGTTAAAACAATTGGTGGACGTGGATGTGCCATCAGAAGAGTTGGCTGAAAAAATGTCAACCACAGGGATCGAGGTAGAAGGTGTGGAATCGCCTGCTACTGGTCTCTCAAAAATTGTCGTCGGAGAAGTCTTGTCTTGTGAAGATGTGCCAGAGACACACCTTCATGTCTGCCAAGTTAATGTGGGGGAAGAAGAAGCGCGTCAAATCGTCTGTGGAGCACCAAATGTGCGAGCAGGCATCAAGGTGATGGTGGCTCTTCCAGGTGCTCGCATCGCAGATAACTACAAGATTAAAAAAGGGAAAATCCGTGGTTTGGAATCCCTTGGGATGATCTGTTCACTTGGTGAGTTAGGCATTTCTGACTCAGTTGTACCGAAAGAATTTGCGGATGGCATCCAAATCTTGCCAGAGGATGCTGTTCCAGGAGAAGAAGTCTTCTCTTACCTAGACTTGGATGATGAAATCATCGAGCTTTCTATCACTCCAAACCGTGCAGATGCTCTTTCGATGCGTGGGGTAGCACATGAAGTAGCAGCCATCTATGACAAGGCAGTCAACTTCAAAGAATTTACTTTAACAGAAACAGACCAAGTTGCAGCGGATGCTCTTTCTGTCAGCATCGACACAGATAAGGCTCCTTATTATGCAGCTCGTATCTTGGACAATGTAACCATCGCACCAAGTCCACAATGGTTGCAAAACCTCCTCATGAATGAAGGCATCCGTCCCATAAATAATGTGGTTGACGTGACCAACTATATCTTGCTTTACTTTGGTCAGCCCATGCATGCCTTTGACTTGGATACCTTTGAAGGAAATGACATCCGTGTACGTGAAGCGCGTGCAGGTGAGAAATTAGTGACCTTGGATGGGGAAGAGCGTGAGTTGGAAACAAGTGACCTCGTGATTACGGTTGCTGACAAACCTGTTGCCCTTGCAGGTGTCATGGGGGGAGAGGCTACAGAAATCTCTGAAAAGTCTACTCGTGTAGTTCTTGAAGCGGCTGTTTTCAATGGCAAATCGATCCGTAAGACTAGTGGTCGCCTCAACCTACGCTCTGAATCATCTTCTCGCTTTGAAAAAGGCATCAATGTGGCAACTGTTAATGAAGCCCTTGATGCCGCAGCAAGTATGATTGCTGAATTGGCTGGTGCAACCGTACTTAAGGGCATCGTTTCAGCAGGCCAGTTAGACACTTCTGATGTAGAAGTTTCTTCTACTCTTGTAGACGTTAACCGTGTCCTTGGAACAGAACTTTCCTACGCGGATGTCGAAGATGTCTTCCGTCGTCTTGGTTTTGGCCTTTCTGGAAATGCAGAAAGCTTCACAGTCAGCGTTCCTCGTCGCCGTTGGGACATCACTATCGAAGCGGACCTCTTTGAAGAAATTGCTCGAATTTATGGTTATGACAAATTACCAGCAACCCTTCCAAAAGATGACGGGACAGCAGGTGAATTGACAGCGACTCAAAAATTGCGTCGCCAAGTTCGGACTATCGCTGAAGG
The Streptococcus parasanguinis genome window above contains:
- the pheS gene encoding phenylalanine--tRNA ligase subunit alpha, which encodes MSTIEEQLKALREETLAALKQISAENEKELQELRVSVLGKKGSLTEILKGMKDVSAEMRPVIGKHVNEARDVLTAAFEETTKLLEEKKVQAKLASESIDVTLPGRPVASGYRHILTQTSEEIEDIFIGMGYQVVDGFEVEKDYYNFERMNLPKDHPARDMQDTFYITEEILLRTHTSPVQARAMDAHDFSKGPLKMISPGRVFRRDTDDATHSHQFHQIEGLVVGKNISMADLQGTLQLIVQKMFGAERQIRLRPSYFPFTEPSVEVDVSCFKCGGAGCNVCKKTGWIEIMGAGMVHPRVLEMSGIDPTVYSGFAFGLGQERVAMLRYGINDIRGFYQGDVRFSEQFK
- the pheT gene encoding phenylalanine--tRNA ligase subunit beta, translated to MLVSYKWLKQLVDVDVPSEELAEKMSTTGIEVEGVESPATGLSKIVVGEVLSCEDVPETHLHVCQVNVGEEEARQIVCGAPNVRAGIKVMVALPGARIADNYKIKKGKIRGLESLGMICSLGELGISDSVVPKEFADGIQILPEDAVPGEEVFSYLDLDDEIIELSITPNRADALSMRGVAHEVAAIYDKAVNFKEFTLTETDQVAADALSVSIDTDKAPYYAARILDNVTIAPSPQWLQNLLMNEGIRPINNVVDVTNYILLYFGQPMHAFDLDTFEGNDIRVREARAGEKLVTLDGEERELETSDLVITVADKPVALAGVMGGEATEISEKSTRVVLEAAVFNGKSIRKTSGRLNLRSESSSRFEKGINVATVNEALDAAASMIAELAGATVLKGIVSAGQLDTSDVEVSSTLVDVNRVLGTELSYADVEDVFRRLGFGLSGNAESFTVSVPRRRWDITIEADLFEEIARIYGYDKLPATLPKDDGTAGELTATQKLRRQVRTIAEGAGLTEIITYALTTPEKAVEFTTAPSNLTELMWPMTVDRSVLRQNMISGILDTVAYNVARKNKDLALYEIGKVFEQTGNPKEDLPNEINSFAFALTGLVAEKDFQTPAVPVDFFYAKGILEVLFTRLGLEVTYTATQEIKSLHPGRTALLSLGDQVIGVLGQVHPVTAKAYDIPETYVAELNLSAIEAALQPAAAFVEITKFPAVSRDIALLLKAEVTHQEVVDAIQAAGVKRLTDIKLFDVFSGEKLGLGMKSMAYSLTFQNPEDSLTDEEVARYMEKIQASLEEKVNAEVR
- the trpX gene encoding tryptophan ABC transporter substrate-binding protein, which codes for MKNKRLMGIIGLIAAAVIGTAIYSATAGKDNKAATSNEKAKVGVLQLVSHPSLDLIYKGIQDGLAEEGYDKDKVDIDFLNAEGDQNKVATMSKQLVDKDNQVLIGIATPSAQGLASATKDKPIVMGAVTDPVGANLVKDLKKPGGNITGVSDHNPTEQQLKLIKELTPNVKTIGILYSTSEDNSKTQVEEFTKLAEKAGYKVVPYSVPSTNEIASTVSVMSGKVDAIWVPIDNTIASAFSTVVEANKTAKKPIFPSATAMVEAGGLGSVVVDQHDLGVATGKMAAKILKGQKPADTPVEIFSQGKSVINKKVADELGITIPESVLKDAGQVIK
- a CDS encoding ParB-like protein encodes the protein MEVKITDLHPTQLYLSEKKLQAIQMLDQSADIINVDPISVLAFGNRFLITDGHHRAYQALLAGRDTITAEFDRDGGDELYALYAQACEERKITSVLDLKHRILPQDEYEAKWYNWCDGFNQAATLLLKRQADATDKANR
- a CDS encoding GNAT family N-acetyltransferase, producing the protein MLVRVKIDQAQTLRDLEVETYRDTFGPYIADADMEDYYQTVLSLEQIQKDLAEPESETYFVLDHNQEICGFLKFNWGEAQTEPVEMNNAFEIQRIYVKKEHHGKGYGKEMFTFALKEAQKRGFDWAWLGVWERNYKAQNFYKQFGFERFSEHHFITGETVDTDWLLRKHLKENPQT